The following is a genomic window from Myxococcales bacterium.
TTGCAAGCAAGTCATGAGAGCTCTTATGCTGCACACTCAAGTCTTCTATTATTCGTTTTTGTTCATGCTTTTCGCTGTAATTTTTTAAAACTCTTTCAAACGAATGTTCTAAGAATGCCTGCTCTTTTTTAAACTCATCAATATTTTTTTGTAAACTTTCACGATAACTTTTAATGAAATTTAATTGCGCAACAAAGGCTAGATAGTTGTGAGAAGAGGCATGGAGATCAAGATTTCTTATCGTGTCTTTAAGGATATTAACCTGGTCGAGTTTTTCTTTATCGCGCAAAAGAGAATTCACTCTTTTTTCTATTTCATTGCGAATATCCACAATGCGATTGAGATTGGTTCTTGTCGCTTCAATCCGTCGCTCGGCTGCAGCTTTTTTCGCTTTATATTTGGTAATTCCTGCAGCCTCTTCAATAATGCTTCTGCGGTCTTGAGGTTTTGCCGAAATAACCTCATTCACTCGACCTTGCTCAATTATGGAATAAGCTTTGGTACCAACACCGGTACCCATAAAAAACTCAGAGATATCTTTGAGCCGTGCTTTTTGACGATTGATTTCGTACTCTGACTCACCAGTTTTATAAAGCCTGCGGGTGATTTCGATTTCGCTGTAGTGATTGTATTCAAGCGGCGCATCTTGATCGCGATTTTCAATGGTTAATGTTACTTCAGCAAAACCCAAAGCCGCTTTTTTTTCTGATCCACAAAAAATAATGTCTTGCATGTTGCCGCCACGTAAATGCCGAGCATTTTGCTCACCCATTACCCAGCGCAACGCATCAACGACATTGGATTTTCCACATCCATTTGGTCCCACAACCCCAGTGACACCATCACCAAAGCTGATGCTTTGCCTGCTAGCAAAAGATTTGAAACCAAAAATATCTAGTTTTTTAACACGCATGTAGCCTAACCCACTGCCCTAAGCCCTATAAAAAGTATTTTACATCACATTAGAGCATGAAAATTGGGCTTATGATTTTTTACACAGATATTCATCATTTTCAATAAAACTCATGGTCTGCTTATAGTCTAGCTTCTGCGCGCGTTTTAAAAGCAGGTCGCTTTCTTTTTTGCGTTTTTGTCGCCCAAGCAGCGACGCCAACTGCAATACAGCATCAATGTTATCGCTATTTATTTTTATCGCTTGAGTATAAGCCTTTTGAGCTTCATCTAAAAAACCCTGAGCGCTATAACAAGTCCCTATACTCAACCACGCCGCATCATTGTTCTCTTGCTCAAAAACAACTTTATTGAGCTCCTTTATTGCACGCACATTCTGTCCCAATGCAATAAGCGACTGTGCTAAATAAAAGCGGATCTCACAATCTCCCTCACTTTGTTCAAGAGCTTTTTCAAAATGACACAATGCCTGTTCATGTTTTCCTTCACCGGCCAAGCACAGACCTAAGTTAAAACGCGACTGATAAAAATCTCTGTCGATTTTAAAAGAACGACGAAAACATGTCGATGCAAGTTGAGCACCATGGTTAGCTAAAAAACATCCAAGGTTGTGCAGTGCACAAGAACTGTCAGGCTCAAGTGACAAAGCTTTTGTATATGCACCAAGAGCCGACAATAAATCTCCTTTGTCGGCATAGACCGTTCCCAAGTTGTCATATCCTTGCGCAGAGTCTGGTGCATTTGAAATTGCTTTTTGAAATTCCTTTACCGCTTCATCGAGCCAACCGCGTTCAGCTAACTCAATACCGCGTGCATTATGCAAACTAGAACGGGATATATTATCTATTTGATCACGATTGGTTGACATTTCTACACCTCTTTAAGAAGAGATCCTGTCATTTTGCGCTGGTTTTGCAACCAGTTCATTCATAGCTTGCGCTTTTCCTAAGACTGAAGAAAAAATCGTGATAATAATACTCATTATTGGCACTGCAACTAAAGCACCAACTATACCATAATAATGCTCACCAGCAAGCAAAGCTAAAACAATTAAAACTGGGTGAATCTTAGCGCTATCACCAAGTATTTTAGGATTGAGCAAATTTGCTTCTAACACATGAATTGCGGCAATCCAAATCAAAGCTAATAAAGCCTTAAAAGGTGAGATTGTCAAAGCAACCAAAACGATAGGTACCGTGCTAATAATGCTGCCAAATATTGGAACTAAACTAAAAATCCCTGCAACAGCTGATAATATAAAAGCAAATTTTATCTTAAATATCAATAAACCTATAAGCGTTAAAATAGCATTTATTAAACATATAGTTATTTGCCCTCTCACCACTCCTGACAAGCGTTGATCTAGCCGCCCTAAGAAGTCATTAAAGCGCTCTTGATCGTTGCTTGGCACCAGAGCAAAAAAGAATTTTTTGATACTATCAACATCCACCAAAAGAAAGCCTGTCAACATTAGGATCAACATAAGCGTAAATAAAAAAGACACTATTTTAGAAGCAAACAATTGAGCACTTGATATAATATTTGCTGACTGAGACTTAAGATATATTACTGCATCATTCATAACACTATGAAAAACACTCAAGAGATCAATTGAGAACACATTGGGCTTTTGCAAGTCTTGCGCAATTGGTGAATTTTCTAACGCAGGAGAAGAGATTTCCAATGGTAACTGATAATCACGAAAGAACTGTTCTATAGAACGTCCTAAATCATTGATAGTTTGATCGTCGATAGAGTTAATAAATATACTTGTATCTTTTGCAAGCCGTACCATCTCAGAATAAAATTGTGGCACGAAAACAATAGAAAATATCGCAATAACAAAAACAAATGTTAGGTAAATAATAACTACAGAACCAGCCCTCGACAAAGGTTTCCCCCGTACCTTTATGCGACCTAGCCATCCCACCATAGGATGAAAAACATAGGCTAATAAAGAGGCTAAAACAAAGGGCAAGAGAATAGTTCGCACCAGATAGAGGGTAAGAAATAATGCGAACCACAAGCTCAACAAAAAGGCTTTATGTAAAAATGCCTTTGACTTAAAATCAAAATAATTTTTTGAATGACTCAATGCTTATCTCCACAACAACTCAATAGAGTGATAGGCTCAAGCTATAGCACCAACATGGGATTTGGGCTACGAAGCTTAACTCTTATGCTCGCTTAAAAATAAACAAATTATTTAAGAAAGTGGTTTGTAAACAGTTAGCAAATGATTTTTTAGGATATTTTTGCTGTGATAAATAAAATATTTGCGAAAAATATTGATAATATTACCCAAATTTTATTGTTAATCATAAGAAAAAAAGACAAAAAGGCTTTAGCGGATAACTTCAAAACGCTCTTTCAACAGGTATAAAATGTTCGGACTTATAAAATGGATCATTATTTTATTGATAATCGGCTCGATTTGGTTTTTCTACGATGTGGCTACCAAACTCAGCCCAAGTGAGAAACGCGAATTCAAAAAAGATGCTATCGAAGCCATCGACCATGGCAACACAGAGCCCTTGGGTTCCAAATTAAAAGAGAAATTCGATGAGAGAAAAGAAAATGTTTTTGAGATTATAAAACAAAAGCTTCACCGCCTTATTGATAAATGGGGCGATGAAGAAAACAATTAAGAAGCTGTTGAAAATAAATTTTCGCTTTGGCTTAGAAAAATTAATTTCAAAACAGTCTCTAAGAGCATCTCTCATAACCAGAAATAATTTCTTTAGGAATCTCAACAAATTGATATTTTGAAAGCAATTTGTTTCTCTCATTACTGTAGTGGCGATAAATAATTTGGAAGGGCTCTTCACCTGCTTCATTTTTTGTCATCTGTATAAACTTCAAAGACACAGGAAATTCGCGAAACTCTGTTTCAAAGTTTTGTTTAAATTGGTGAAAAATTTCTTTGAGCTCTGATTCCAAAAATAATCTTTCTCCGCTAAACAAAAGCGCTATTTCCAAATCAGAAATCGCCGTAAATCCTTTGATACGAACTGAATTTTTGACAACCCCATTATCATTGATTGGAAGCTTGCCCAGCAAACGCTTATCCCTCTTAAGCACCTCTGTGCGTGGCATCACTCTACTACCAAAATAATACATATGCTGCACATCTATCTTATTAGCTTTAAGATGCTTTATCAGATGAGAAAGCAGAAGCTCTTCAATTTTTTCTGTCATGCCACAAATACGAACCTGCTCATTGCTCAAAGTTTCTCGTTTAATAAAAGAAGTCTCTTGCACTTCTTGCCACGTTAAAGAGGGAGCTTCATAGCCATGAGACAGTTGATCTTCCACTTCATAAAGCGCGTGTTTAAAATAATCATTTATTGATTCCATATGTTCTGTTTGGTGGCATACATATGGAGTCTTAGAATCCACAAAATTAGTAGGCTTGCTTTTATATGAATCACTATAAAACACTTCCAATTCCAAGGGACACGGCAAACTATCGTGATCTAATTTCTGCCATAGGCTTTCAAGTCTATCTTTATGCTTTAAATAATTATTTTTATCGAAAATCACATGTATTCCATCGCTATCAATCCTAAAAATTTGATAACGAAAAAGAAAATCTGCTACTGTATCATTCCGATAATTTTTGTGGATAAGATTGCTATCCACGCTCGAAGAAAAGCTTGTCAAAGCAAAGCTTATAAAAAGTCCTGCACATATCCGCTTAGTTCTTTTTTGCACGATTGCCCCCCGGCTCATGAAAAATATATTTCAGATGCAATAAGTAGGTCCTAAAACATTATTTTGGCGAATATAAAAAAATATTTACCACCTATCACACTGATTTATTGATTTAAATTCATATAGTTTTTCGAGCTGATTATCAGCAAGCAATTGACCCACCATCAGATCGCCTAATAAAGGATGTCTAAAGACATTCTTATTATTGAGCACCCTAGGAAAATTTAGTTTCTCCCCAGAAGCGACGAATTCTTGTGCTTTTATCAAAGATCGAGCCTGGGTGAGGAATTGCCTTTGTATGGAGGCACCGGTAGGAATCACTTTAAAGTGAACATCTATTTTGCTGACATTTTCATGAAAAAAGTCGCGATTTGAAAAAACATAGTCCGCCCCCATATTCACCAAGCTTCGCGAATTATTAATGCGAACAATAATATCTGAGGCAGTGGCACAAGCGACTCGTCTTTGTGCCTCATCAACTATAGAGCGATTACTCCTTAAGCCATACTTATTAGCAAATTTTGCATAGTACTTATAAAAATCTTTAAGCTCTCGGGCTGCCCCATTCCTGAGATATTCATAAAATTGCCATCCAAGATGACCAAAAAATTGCCCTTCAATGCTCTTGATAAATTTTACAATCAAATGATCGATATGCGTGCCTTGATCGTCGGCAACGAAATTCTTCTTGTCTATTTTTACTTTTATTTTTTTTATATAGTCATTTATCTTTGAAAAAGATTGAGTGAGCAGTTCAATTTTTTCATCAAAAATCTTTTCGATATCTGTTTTTAATTCTGCAAAACTCAGCTCATCTTCAACAATTCTTGCTTGAAGTTGTTCGTCATAACGAGAAAGTTCTGCTTGCAAAATTTCATCGATTCTTAACAATGGCTGCAAAAAAATTTGAGCAAGCTGTTGATCATCATAGAGTCTGACTTGGACATCGCTCAATAATGATGCAGAATCAAGAAATTTATTTTTATCTGCACCTATATCTGTGAATGACTGGTATCTGTTTTCATCAAATTCAATATTTTGTAGTAATCCACTAATTTCTATTAATACATCGGGCAATTGTGAACGAAATGTCCAACTTGTTTCATCACCGTGAGATGACAAGAATGACTCAAATTTATGAGCATTATGCGTAAATAGAATTTTTTCTTGACCAAGATTAGTCAATAAAAAATCTTCTTCTAAAGTCTGTAGTTCTTTTAAAATTGCTTCTTTTTCAATTTGGAGTTTCTTGATTTTAGAATCAATGCTTATGGCAAAATCATGGGCTGTAAGATAGTTTTGTTTATCCTTTGATGTAGCGATATGAAGAAATTTTCTTTCCTCAACTTCAGTTTTAATTTCATAGAAGCTACACACCAAACTAATAAAATTTTCTCGATCCTCATTTTTGCTCATATTAAATTTTGGTTTGAGCAGACTATCAACTATTTTTAATGAGGCGCTCGCCGTAAGGCCCCCAATACCAGCAAAGAGAGAATATTTGTTCGGCACTAAAAGTGCGCTCATAGAAACACTGCCAAGTACATCGGATAAAACCGGAATTAGCCCCCTTTCTTTAATATCAAAGGCACAACGTGAATCACCTACTAAAGCAGAAAGCGAGCTCATCATATCATTAAGATTTTGATAATAACCAGCCTGGTAGCCAGATGCTGCACCCGTGCCCTGTCCATAATAAAACTGTCCTAACTTAGTGACGGATGCACCAAAGCTCGCAAAGTAACTATCTTTCTCGCTTTTACATGAACTGCTGGTTAAAGCGCTGAAAATTTGATTGAGTTTATCTATAAGATCTTGGTCATCGATTTGCCTAAGTGGACATTGTTCAAGCCTCTTAGACTGCGGCCAACTCAAGGATAAAAATTCATCTACCCTGTCCACTACACCAAAATCAAAGCCATCGTTTTTGAGACGTCGATAAAAATCTAATTCCAAGCTTGGTGAATAGATTTCTTTTTGTCCTTCAACGGCGTTTACTGAACAGAGCGGTAACGAAAGCCCAAAGAAGATCAGAATAATAAAATTATTTTGTTTCATAAAAGCAACTAGCAAAATCACATGTGTTTTGGAGCAGCAAATAATTGATTCTTAGAGCAGCTTAAAATCAGCACAATCACCAGCTGTTATGTTCGTCTTTGTATTTTTTATAGGCGATTATAGGAGGAAAATTCTGTAAGAATTTGCGAATGTCTGCGTAATTAGTCCCGCTAAGTTCGCTGTAATCACTGCCCTCAACGAGATATTTTATTTGATTGGGACGAATATACTCCAAAGGCTTTAAGGTCAAAGCTTTGCTATCTATAATACGCGCATCGCCGCCGTAACTGGATATGGGTGCATCAGCAAATCTGATCCGCGCTATCCAAGGAAGTTTTTCTCCTTCTACATAGGCAAAATGCCACTCTATGACGTGATTGTTTAACTTTGCTAAAAAAACATCAACCTTGATATTATTTTTGAGTTTTTCTTCGCCTTCTGTGCGCGAAAAAAGACTGTGAGATCTTAGATAGCTCT
Proteins encoded in this region:
- a CDS encoding tetratricopeptide repeat protein, with product MSTNRDQIDNISRSSLHNARGIELAERGWLDEAVKEFQKAISNAPDSAQGYDNLGTVYADKGDLLSALGAYTKALSLEPDSSCALHNLGCFLANHGAQLASTCFRRSFKIDRDFYQSRFNLGLCLAGEGKHEQALCHFEKALEQSEGDCEIRFYLAQSLIALGQNVRAIKELNKVVFEQENNDAAWLSIGTCYSAQGFLDEAQKAYTQAIKINSDNIDAVLQLASLLGRQKRKKESDLLLKRAQKLDYKQTMSFIENDEYLCKKS
- a CDS encoding AI-2E family transporter; protein product: MSHSKNYFDFKSKAFLHKAFLLSLWFALFLTLYLVRTILLPFVLASLLAYVFHPMVGWLGRIKVRGKPLSRAGSVVIIYLTFVFVIAIFSIVFVPQFYSEMVRLAKDTSIFINSIDDQTINDLGRSIEQFFRDYQLPLEISSPALENSPIAQDLQKPNVFSIDLLSVFHSVMNDAVIYLKSQSANIISSAQLFASKIVSFLFTLMLILMLTGFLLVDVDSIKKFFFALVPSNDQERFNDFLGRLDQRLSGVVRGQITICLINAILTLIGLLIFKIKFAFILSAVAGIFSLVPIFGSIISTVPIVLVALTISPFKALLALIWIAAIHVLEANLLNPKILGDSAKIHPVLIVLALLAGEHYYGIVGALVAVPIMSIIITIFSSVLGKAQAMNELVAKPAQNDRISS